One genomic window of Pecten maximus chromosome 3, xPecMax1.1, whole genome shotgun sequence includes the following:
- the LOC117322665 gene encoding nematocin receptor 2-like: protein MANDSAEIAASTLLWLANEKEVDLYYPAIVFTGFMTILGLLGNGFVIYVYGYRFRKTCANVYIFWLSVIDLVCCVLGIPFDIFQLRFPLLYGDAIPCKLFSTVSIVAYASQTLLLLCISRDRYYKICHPLKSFRFHSPHKNVAYAFILALCISWPSVFVHGTKTIKMATPGIVATTCSIDDSIDRLIPVLYFGFYLILAFADFVVLLFVYINIIRVVYRRSRYNLRESTETLPKVKPYNLLSGAKRTRSTGEVFATELSLNCSQHTASGSNEQRKNLELQKIAQVSKTTIIFLLVAVSFVFSYVPYLTIELVLNLDNKIDFRKQSIHVQQLIEVASMAFCIGNVSNPIIYGIFNPNFRHECCRLFSRQIKAPAVRNTFPVSRRNV, encoded by the coding sequence ATGGCAAATGATTCTGCAGAGATAGCAGCAAGTACACTGTTGTGGTTGGCCAACGAGAAGGAGGTAGATCTATACTACCCCGCGATAGTGTTTACCGGCTTCATGACAATCCTCGGACTGCTCGGCAATGGGTTTGTGATTTATGTCTACGGTTACCGGTTCAGGAAAACATGTGCCAATGTTTACATATTCTGGTTGTCTGTGATTGATCTCGTGTGTTGTGTGCTCGGCATtccttttgatatatttcagttGCGCTTTCCCTTGCTGTACGGAGATGCCATTCCGTGTAAGTTGTTCAGTACAGTGTCTATAGTAGCATACGCGTCTCAGACTCTGCTGTTGTTGTGTATATCCCGAGATAGGTACTATAAGATATGCCATCCATTAAAGAGTTTTCGGTTTCACTCTCCACACAAAAATGTCGCCTACGCGTTCATTCTGGCGCTCTGTATCTCATGGCCGTCCGTCTTTGTCCATGGCACCAAGACGATCAAGATGGCTACTCCAGGGATAGTTGCAACAACCTGTTCCATTGACGACTCGATCGACCGTCTGATCCCTGTTTTATACTTTGGGTTTTATCTTATCCTTGCCTTTGCTGATTTCGTTGTCCTCCTGTTTGTCTATATAAACATCATCCGTGTCGTGTATCGACGGTCTAGATACAATCTTAGGGAGTCCACAGAAACCCTTCCTAAGGTCAAACCGTACAATCTTTTGTCTGGAGCTAAGAGAACCCGGAGTACCGGTGAGGTGTTCGCGACAGAACTATCACTTAACTGCTCACAACATACGGCAAGCGGAAGTAACGAACAACGAAAAAACCTAGAGTTACAAAAAATAGCACAAGTCTCAAAAACTACAATCATATTCTTATTAGTAGCAGTTAGCTTTGTTTTCAGCTATGTTCCATATCTTACCATCGAACTTGTCCTTAACTTGGATAACAAAATAGATTTCCGTAAACAGAGCATTCATGTACAACAGTTGATAGAAGTGGCATCGATGGCTTTTTGTATCGGCAATGTCTCCAATCCTATAATATATGGCATCTTCAATCCAAACTTTCGACACGAATGTTGTCGCCTGTTTTCCCGCCAGATTAAGGCACCTGCTGTTCGTAATACATTCCCGGTGTCAAGGAGAAATGTATGA
- the LOC117323624 gene encoding coiled-coil domain-containing protein 42 like-2-like yields MADTGGYNLDLDNQKRNVFVTQLNERDDEDEITAFPVVKESGDKLIETGINTLQRTLLLKKQVEVEAVDMELYEKRQEFKRKMEQCAQRQIDIQKRQQQMKDEFTNCEKYIKDYEAKRRRAIQKYQTELKLKDQKTKELEMLQQQMEDLKRRQKHLERSVTRYKKFSDFLMRVIDIMPEDYIPTTDDKVKGLMMRHRTLSESSKALIDKLESAGDEMKELRHELDEIKGEHTNMKMSINGQLARLQHDHEHKEESNKQSEQHFAANKGNMRSKRTEFGVIMMAIDNIAEKCLKALDPTVEGLSLEQKLKKIGDHVVEREDVARIAMPTDSTTHKESSRGNSADLQKSKAKKKVQVLVSSPS; encoded by the exons ATGGCGGATACTGGAGGATACAACTTGGATCTTGACAACCAGAAGCGCAATGTATTCGTCACACAACTCAACGAAAG AGATGACGAGGATGAGATCACAGCATTCCCCGTTGTCAAGGAGTCTGGTGACAAGCTCATTGAAACGGGGATCAACACGTTGCAGAGAACTCTCCTGCTCAAGAAACAAGTGGAGGTGGAGGCGGTTGACATGGAGCTGTATGAGAAGCGACAGGAGTTCAAACGAAAAATGGAGCAGTGTGCACAGCGCCAGATTGACATACAGAAAAGACAGCAACAG ATGAAGGATGAATTTACCAACTGTGAGAAATACATCAAAGACTACGAGGCGAAGAGGAGGAGAGCGATTCAGAAATACCAAACAGAATTAAAACTAAAAGATCAGAAGACAAAGGAACTGGAAATGTTACAACAACAAATGGAGGATCTGAAAAGGAG acaAAAACACTTAGAAAGATCTGTAACCAGATACAagaaattttcagattttttgaTGAGAGTTATAGATATTATGCCCGAAG ATTATATACCTACAACTGATGACAAGGTGAAGGGTCTTATGATGCGACATCGAACATTGAGCGAGTCAAGTAAAGCTCTCATAGATAAACTTGAGTCTGCTGGAGATGAG ATGAAGGAACTGAGACATGAATTGGATGAAATAAAAGGGGAGCACACAAACATGAAAATGTCAATCAATGGCCAGTTGGCTCGATTACAGCACGACCACGAACACAAAGAGGAGAGTAACAAGCAGAGTGAGCAACACTTTGCTGCTAACAAAGGAAAtatgaggtcaaag CGAACAGAATTCGGAGTGATCATGATGGCTATAGACAATATCGCAGAGAAATGTCTGAAGGCTCTCGACCCAACAGTAGAGGGTCTCTCACTGGAGCAGAAACTCAAGAAGATTGGG GACCATGTGGTGGAGCGGGAGGATGTTGCCCGTATAGCCATGCCCACTGACTCAACCACACACAAGGAAAGCAGCAGAGGAAACAGTGCAGATCTCCAAAAGTCTAAAGCCAAGAAAAAAGTACAGGTCCTCGTTTCTTCTCCCTCGTGA
- the LOC117323625 gene encoding protein YIPF4-like yields MASMDTSRSTSSNDYSLTMDNFQSQPLGSSDYKSNEPAVYTPSNDEFQFVQQSPNIAGNRVEGTMDMAAELAPSDSAYGVRPRGAASQFLDRKGFSWLLEEEDLDEEDKQPLLEALDIDLKDIYYKLRCVLFPLPQLGFNRHVVRESPDFWGPLVVILLYSLVSLYGQFRVVSWIITIWICGSLIIFLLARMLGGEVSYSQCLGVIGYSVLPLVITASILPLFRSLHYLGLLIKLCGVVWAAYSAGTLLCVQELQHKRPLLLYPVFLLYIYFLSLYTGA; encoded by the exons ATGGCGTCCATGGACACATCAAGATCCACATCATCAAATGATTATTCTTTAACTATGGATAATTTCCAGTCACAGCCACTTGGTTCAAGTGATTATAAGTCAAATGAGCCTGCTGTGTATACTCCATCAAATGACGAGTTTCAATTCGTACAACAATCACCAAATATCG CGGGAAACAGAGTTGAGGGTACAATGGATATGGCTGCAGAATTAGCACCATCAGACTCTGCATATGGAGTGCGACCTCGAGGAGCTGCATCACAATTTCTTGATAGAAAAGGTTTCTCCTGGCTGCTGGAAGAGGAGGATCTGGATGAGGAGGATAAACAACCACTCCT AGAGGCACTTGATATAGACCTGAAggatatttattacaaattgaGGTGTGTGCTGTTTCCTCTGCCTCAGCTTGGCTTCAACAGACATGTAGTGAGGGAAAGCCCTGACTTCTGGGGACCACTGGTTGTCATCCTCCTGTACTCTCTAGTATCGTTGTATGGACAATTCAGG GTAGTATCCTGGATCATCACCATCTGGATATGTGGCTCccttattatatttttattagcCAGGATGCTTGGGGGTGAA GTGAGCTACTCACAGTGTCTCGGTGTGATTGGTTACTCTGTCCTACCGTTGGTTATCACAGCCTCAATTCTTCCCCTGTTTAGATCTCTACACTACCTAGGCCTGCTAATCAAG CTGTGTGGTGTAGTATGGGCGGCATATAGTGCTGGTACATTACTGTGTGTCCAGGAACTCCAACACAAGCGGCCTCTCCTTCTCTACCCAGTTTTCCTCCTCTACATCTATTTCCTGTCTCTCTACACCGGTGCCTGa